From the genome of Vicia villosa cultivar HV-30 ecotype Madison, WI linkage group LG2, Vvil1.0, whole genome shotgun sequence, one region includes:
- the LOC131648373 gene encoding uncharacterized protein LOC131648373 isoform X1, which produces MDTDNGIPNQGDWRSQLHPGSRQRIVNKIMEGLKKHVPVSGQEGLLELQNIAQMFEDKNFTVATSQSDYLKKIATRMLEFEIKSRGTVVTNISSSLDMLTLETESQDTMANNITSSLETESQDTMANNLTPSLDMETESQGTMANNLAPSLDMETESQGTMANNLTPSLDTETESQGTMANNMTSNQVGPINEPLDPANGKPDQGDWRGKLQPGTRERTVNKLLNTLIRCLPFPGLEGLPQLQKLAQKYEERVFTAATSKSDYAMKIFLRSLKIETKHQGAFLANGVTWNQIDPANERPDQGDWRSTLKPEAREKVINRIRYTLKKQLPIVSGHEGSDEFGKIAQSLEEGIFTCATSKADYARKICLKHHALKTKYEGPENIIPMKLVQLRK; this is translated from the exons ATGGACACCGATAATGGAATACCGAATCAAGGTGATTGGAGAAGTCAATTGCACCCTGGATCACGCCAAAGAATTGTCAATAAAAT AATGGAAGGTTTAAAAAAGCATGTTCCCGTTTCTGGTCAAGAGGGAttgcttgaacttcagaacattgcCCAAATGTTTGAAGACAAGAATTTTACTGTTGCAACAAGCCAG TCTGACTATCTAAAGAAAATAGCTACGAGGATGCTTGAATTTGAGATTAAATCCCGGGGCACTGTGGTCACCAATATATCATCATCATTAGATATGCTTACATTGGAGACTGAATCCCAGGACACTATGGCCAACAATATAACATCATCTTTGGAGACTGAATCCCAGGACACTATGGCCAACAATTTAACACCATCTTTGGATATGGAGACTGAATCTCAGGGCACTATGGCCAACAATTTAGCACCATCTTTGGATATGGAGACTGAATCTCAGGGCACTATGGCCAACAATTTAACACCATCTTTGGATACGGAGACTGAATCTCAGGGCACTATGGCTAATAATATGACATCGAATCAAGTTGGCCCTATCAATGAACCTCTTGACCCAG CCAATGGGAAACCGGATCAAGGTGATTGGAGAGGTAAATTGCAGCCTGGAACGCGTGAAAGAACTGTCAACAAACT attGAACACATTGATAAGGTGTCTTCCCTTTCCTGGTCTAGAAGGATTGCCTCAACTTCAAAAGCTTGCTCAAAAGTATGAAGAGAGGGTTTTTACTGCTGCAACAAGCAAG TCTGATTATGccatgaaaatatttttgaggaGTCTTAAAATAGAGACTAAACACCAGGGCGCCTTTTTGGCCAATGGAGTGACATGGAATCAAATTGATCCAG CCAATGAGAGGCCAGATCAAGGTGATTGGAGAAGTACATTGAAGCCTGAAGCGCGCGAAAAAGTTATCAACAGAAT AAGGTACACATTAAAAAAACAACTTCCTATTGTTTCTGGTCATGAAGGATCAGATGAGTTTGGAAAGATTGCCCAAAGCCTTGAAGAGGGGATTTTTACTTGTGCAACAAGCAAG GCTGATTATGCAAGGAAAATATGTTTGAAGCATCATGCATTGAAAACTAAATACGAGGGCCCTGAGAACATTATACCAATGAAGTTGGTACAACTAAGGAAATGA
- the LOC131648373 gene encoding uncharacterized protein LOC131648373 isoform X2, translated as MDTDNGIPNQGDWRSQLHPGSRQRIVNKIMEGLKKHVPVSGQEGLLELQNIAQMFEDKNFTVATSQSDYLKKIATRMLEFEIKSRGTVVTNISSSLDMLTLETESQDTMANNITSSLETESQDTMANNLTPSLDMETESQGTMANNLAPSLDMETESQGTMANNLTPSLDTETESQGTMANNMTSNQVGPINEPLDPANGKPDQGDWRGKLQPGTRERTVNKLLNTLIRCLPFPGLEGLPQLQKLAQKYEERVFTAATSKSDYAMKIFLRSLKIETKHQGAFLANGVTWNQIDPDQGDWRSTLKPEAREKVINRIRYTLKKQLPIVSGHEGSDEFGKIAQSLEEGIFTCATSKADYARKICLKHHALKTKYEGPENIIPMKLVQLRK; from the exons ATGGACACCGATAATGGAATACCGAATCAAGGTGATTGGAGAAGTCAATTGCACCCTGGATCACGCCAAAGAATTGTCAATAAAAT AATGGAAGGTTTAAAAAAGCATGTTCCCGTTTCTGGTCAAGAGGGAttgcttgaacttcagaacattgcCCAAATGTTTGAAGACAAGAATTTTACTGTTGCAACAAGCCAG TCTGACTATCTAAAGAAAATAGCTACGAGGATGCTTGAATTTGAGATTAAATCCCGGGGCACTGTGGTCACCAATATATCATCATCATTAGATATGCTTACATTGGAGACTGAATCCCAGGACACTATGGCCAACAATATAACATCATCTTTGGAGACTGAATCCCAGGACACTATGGCCAACAATTTAACACCATCTTTGGATATGGAGACTGAATCTCAGGGCACTATGGCCAACAATTTAGCACCATCTTTGGATATGGAGACTGAATCTCAGGGCACTATGGCCAACAATTTAACACCATCTTTGGATACGGAGACTGAATCTCAGGGCACTATGGCTAATAATATGACATCGAATCAAGTTGGCCCTATCAATGAACCTCTTGACCCAG CCAATGGGAAACCGGATCAAGGTGATTGGAGAGGTAAATTGCAGCCTGGAACGCGTGAAAGAACTGTCAACAAACT attGAACACATTGATAAGGTGTCTTCCCTTTCCTGGTCTAGAAGGATTGCCTCAACTTCAAAAGCTTGCTCAAAAGTATGAAGAGAGGGTTTTTACTGCTGCAACAAGCAAG TCTGATTATGccatgaaaatatttttgaggaGTCTTAAAATAGAGACTAAACACCAGGGCGCCTTTTTGGCCAATGGAGTGACATGGAATCAAATTGATCCAG ATCAAGGTGATTGGAGAAGTACATTGAAGCCTGAAGCGCGCGAAAAAGTTATCAACAGAAT AAGGTACACATTAAAAAAACAACTTCCTATTGTTTCTGGTCATGAAGGATCAGATGAGTTTGGAAAGATTGCCCAAAGCCTTGAAGAGGGGATTTTTACTTGTGCAACAAGCAAG GCTGATTATGCAAGGAAAATATGTTTGAAGCATCATGCATTGAAAACTAAATACGAGGGCCCTGAGAACATTATACCAATGAAGTTGGTACAACTAAGGAAATGA